Below is a window of Plasmodium gaboni strain SY75 chromosome 11, whole genome shotgun sequence DNA.
tatatataaataaagtaaaacaaatcaataaataatctaataaattaatattatatatgccattatttataatcatatatacatgtttatttttttcttattttcCTTCTTCCCCTCATACACAACATATTAATGTACAtaaaccaaaaaaaaaaaaaaaaaaaaaaacactTTTGAACCCTAAAATTGAACActtatgaatatttataatttttaaccttctcataaaaatattgttgAAAAGCCGTATGTGGCAATAATTCTGGATGGAAAACTGTTCCTAAGcaattattttgttcaacggctacaaaaaaaattattaataaataaataaatatatatatatatatatatatatatgaacatatatacacttatatagttataataaagatatgtagttttataagaatatatattttttatataatcacgaaaaaaaaatctgGTGTGTTATCAAAAAATTCCTTACCTGCTATAATATTTGAGCCATATAATTCATGTGAAAAGGTAGCAATTACTTTTACcttgaaaaaaaaataaaaaaaattaaataaagtcaaaaaaaaaaaaaaatatagataacactaaaatgttatatatatatatatatatatatatgtttttattgttttatttttttttatttgtacTTCATCTGATAATATTTCTCTTATATAAGGTGCCCTTATACAGGCTGCTGTTAATCCCTCCTTAAAAGCACTACTATCAGAGATGATGTTTAACGAGCATATAAAACTATCATTctgtaaatataaaaaatcaaagataaatatataaataaataaataaatgagtcatatatatatatatatatatgtcatttatttattccTCTTACCTGTGATCCATAAAAATTTCTACATATAGTTATGTCCAATCCTCcaaaagaaaatttatttCCGAAATTACTATAaagttttatattttcaacATTCTTAGATAAGAGAATGCAACCTATACGTGTTACAAAAAGGGAAGTCatcatatgaataatgtgtctacatatatatatataatataaataataaacatatatatgtatatttcttctttttttttcttctcaATATATTATAGCAGTCTTATTTTTGTACCTGCACAAGTGCCCCAAATTGGCTTTTTTAGTACATGAATGAAATGTAATAAGGCctaaaataaaaaaaaaaaaaaataaatatatatatatatatatatatatatatatgtgcatacaattattttaaaagaataatggattatcattatcattgtcattttctttaattttctatttttttttattttttttgttcttttcattaaattattacattatataaagtATCATTTTCATAAGCACAACATCGTCGCACAGTGGTAGATTCTCCTCCAGGAATTACAAGACCGTCACATAGTCCCAAATCATTTACATTTCTTACCTAACaatttaaagaaataataaaaatatacatatatatacatatatatatatatttatttattta
It encodes the following:
- a CDS encoding pyridoxine biosynthesis protein PDX2 (transcript variant 1; alternatively spliced) — its product is MSEITIGVLSLQGDFEPHINHFIKLQIPSLNIIQVRNVNDLGLCDGLVIPGGESTTVRRCCAYENDTLYNALLHFIHVLKKPIWGTCAGCILLSKNVENIKLYSNFGNKFSFGGLDITICRNFYGSQNDSFICSLNIISDSSAFKEGLTAACIRAPYIREILSDEVKVIATFSHELYGSNIIAAVEQNNCLGTVFHPELLPHTAFQQYFYEKVKNYKYS
- a CDS encoding pyridoxine biosynthesis protein PDX2 (transcript variant 2; alternatively spliced), translated to MSEITIGVLSLQGDFEPHINHFIKLQIPSLNIIQVRNVNDLGLCDGLVIPGGESTTVRRCCAYENDTLYNALLHFIHVLKKPIWGTCAGCILLSKNVENIKLYSNFGNKFSFGGLDITICRNFYGSQVKVIATFSHELYGSNIIAAVEQNNCLGTVFHPELLPHTAFQQYFYEKVKNYKYS